A stretch of the Lactuca sativa cultivar Salinas chromosome 9, Lsat_Salinas_v11, whole genome shotgun sequence genome encodes the following:
- the LOC111905578 gene encoding histone H2B.3: protein MAPKAAEKKPAEKKPAAEKTPKPKAEKKLPKDASATDKKKKRSKKSVETYKIYIFKVLKQVHPDIGISSKAMGIMNSFINDIFEKLAQESSRLARYNKKPTITSREIQTAVRLVLPGELAKHAVSEGTKAVTKFTSA, encoded by the coding sequence ATGGCACCCAAGGCGGCAGAGAAGAAACCGGCAGAGAAGAAGCCAGCGGCGGAGAAAACCCCCAAACCGAAGGCGGAGAAGAAGCTCCCGAAGGATGCGTCGGCAACtgataagaagaagaagaggagcaAGAAGTCCGTAGAGACGTACAAAATCTACATCTTCAAGGTTCTGAAGCAAGTTCATCCCGATATCGGAATCTCAAGCAAAGCTATGGGGATCATGAACTCCTTCATCAACGATATCTTTGAGAAGCTCGCTCAGGAATCCTCTCGCCTTGCTAGGTACAACAAGAAGCCAACAATTACTTCAAGAGAAATCCAAACCGCCGTCAGACTTGTTCTTCCCGGTGAATTGGCCAAACATGCCGTCTCTGAAGGTACTAAGGCCGTCACCAAATTTACCAGCGCGTAG